The Fragaria vesca subsp. vesca linkage group LG2, FraVesHawaii_1.0, whole genome shotgun sequence genome includes a window with the following:
- the LOC101291981 gene encoding thioredoxin Y1, chloroplastic-like — protein sequence MAVSVTSSSIPSSLCSDRAARLAASSSSSSSSNLSSSSSLQFPVQLRRLRIGTNGASAPSRHRILAPVEAKKQTFSNFDDLLANSDRPVLVDFYATWCGPCQFMAPILNEVSITLNDKIQVVKIDTEKYPSIADKYGIQALPTFIIFKDGEPYDRFEGALNADQLIERIETALKVKQ from the exons ATGGCGGTTTCCGTAACGTCATCGTCAATTCCTTCTTCTCTCTGCTCTGACCGCGCCGCACGCTTGGCTGCTTCCTCCTCCTCTTCTTCTTCCTCGAATCTATCATCCTCTTCCTCTCTGCAATTCCCCGTACAGCTCCGACGCCTTCGGATTGGAACTAACGGAGCCTCCGCTCCATCTCGGCATCGAATTCTTGCGCCG GTGGAGGCAAAGAAACAAACATTCTCCAACTTTGATGATTTGCTGGCTAATTCTGATAGACCTGTCCTGGTTGACTTCTATGCAACTTG GTGCGGTCCTTGTCAATTTATGGCCCCTATCCTCAATGAAGTCAGTATTACTCTGAATGACAAGATCCAGGTGGTGAAAATTGACACTGAGAAGTATCCAAGCATTGCTGACAAGTATGGAATACAGGCATTGCCTACTTTCATTATATTTAAGGATGGAGAACCATATGACCGCTTT GAGGGTGCTTTGAATGCTGATCAGCTTATTGAACGAATTGAAACGGCTTTGAAAGTGAAGCAATAA
- the LOC101292270 gene encoding uncharacterized protein LOC101292270: MFKFLAPRLHLLPVSLKSNQTASSTMWRPRSGGLGMAAVSYVAVDYLRHLSPTWHRRLMPVLWSLLALVAVSRVPFYKHWSSEFRSLKAFVASMVFMLLTLLLEAGCVRFVTVVLGLDWHTDTHPLPDTGQWFLLALNEKLPHALVEILRARIIGLHHFLMLFMILAFSVLFDSVKAPGLGLGARYMFTMAIGRILRSITFVSTIVPSPRPWCANVRFGGYSYPHHWAQKYYVPYASDSNAIRQVLQQDIAFADTGELLGGYRPDWGPMSFLIDFLRPTPSSGSWYNLLRTAGGGCNDLVYSGHVLVAVLTAMAWTEAYGGFSSGFIWLLVLHSAQREIRERHHYTVDVVVATYAGILIWKMTSFLWSAKDTSTSRRLNVLEKIHSRLTQAAKDDNIDEVRELLREVELVSLEDQKSPSKNMHLLGSGIVISAIIIVLLALVLTSDG, translated from the exons ATGTTCAAGTTCCTAGCTCCCAGGCTTCACCTCCTCCCCGTCTCCCTCAAATCAAATCAGACGGCCTCCTCCACCATGTGGCGCCCGAGGTCCGGCGGGCTAGGCATGGCTGCCGTTTCCTACGTGGCAGTCGACTACCTTCGCCACCTGTCCCCCACGTGGCACCGTCGTCTCATGCCTGTCCTCTGGTCCCTCCTCGCTCTCGTCGCCGTCAGCCGCGTCCCGTTCTACAAGCACTGGAGCTCCGAGTTCCGCTCCCTCAAAGCCTTCGTCGCCTCCATGGTTTTCATGCTCCTCACTCTTCTCCTTGAAGCCGGCTGCGTCCGATTCGTCACCGTCGTGCTCGGCCTCGATTGGCACAC TGATACACATCCGCTTCCTGACACTGGCCAGTGGTTTCTTTTGGCACTGAATGAGAAACTACCTCATGCACTAGTTGAAATATTAAGAGCCCGAATTATCGGACTGCACCACTTCCTCATGTTGTTTATGATCCTGGCTTTCTCCGTATTGTTTGACTCTGTGAAAGCTCCTGGCCTTGGACTAGGTGCACGATATATGTTCACCATGGCCATTGGCCGTATTCTTCGTTCCATAACTTTTGTTTCAACAATTGTACCATCACCCAGGCCGTGGTGTGCTAATGTTCGGTTTGGAGGTTATTCATATCCTCATCATTGGGCTCAGAAATATTATGTCCCTTATGCTTCAGATTCTAATGCTATTCGCCAGGTGTTACAACAGGATATAGCCTTTG CTGATACTGGAGAATTACTTGGTGGCTACCGTCCGGACTGGGGCCCCATGAGCTTCTTGATTGATTTCTTGCGACCCACCCCATCATCAGGATCGTGGTATAATTTGCTGAGGACTGCTGGAGGCGGCTGCAATGACCTCGTGTACAGTGGGCATGTTCTAGTTGCTGTATTGACAGCTATGGCTTGGACG GAAGCATATGGTGGTTTTAGCTCGGGCTTCATATGGTTACTTGTCTTGCATTCTGCACAGAGAGAAATACGGGAACGACACCATTATACTGTAGATGTTGTTGTAGCTACTTATGCAGGAATCCTCATTTGGAAGATGACAAGTTTTCTCTGGTCAGCCAAGGACACATCCACAAGTAGGAGGCTTAATGTACTAGAGAAAATTCATAGTCGACTGACCCAAGCCGCTAAGGACGACAATATAGATGAAGTGAGAGAACTCCTTAGAGAGGTTGAGTTGGTCAGTCTTGAGGACCAGAAATCCCCAAGCAAGAATATGCATTTACTTGGAAGTGGTATTGTAATTTCTGCAATCATCATTGTTCTTCTAGCGTTAGTATTGACTAGTGATGGATAA
- the LOC101310960 gene encoding uncharacterized protein LOC101310960: protein MAKREYFWGIYRVQSILAASLLRNRSSCATHLSNGRPGREVSAMTVVSNTIGPRAYPTNNALGLRLFSSTSNKPCTKLEQPLPATTSRQTISTWVRWIFGSLLSILIPFWTHKYWRNLQMIEGEAEVVMEEVDNVAKDVERVATVAEKVSADVAEKLPTHTKLKQIALLIERVSELAAQDAQLTQQFIHKVDALKEDLEDLEKLVKPAVNKIENYEFQGNYSPAQLKEQN, encoded by the exons ATGGCAAAGAGAGAATACTTTTGGGGCATTTACAGAGTGCAGAGCATTCTTGCAGCAAGTCTTCTTCGCAATAGATCATCTTGCGCTACTCACTTGTCAAATGGTCGTCCAGGACGTGAGGTTTCAGCTATGACAGTAGTATCGAATACAATTGGGCCTCGTGCTTATCCGACCAATAATGCATTAGGCTTGCGGTTATTTAGCAGCACCAGCAACAAACCATGTACAAAACTTGAGCAACCACTGCCTGCTACAACTTCTAGGCAGACCATCTCTACTTG GGTAAGATGGATTTTCGGCTCGCTTTTGTCAATTTTGATCCCCTTTTGGACGCACAAGTACTGGAGAAATCTGCAAATGATTGAAG GGGAGGCAGAGGTGGTGATGGAAGAAGTTGACAATGTAGCAAAAGATGTAGAAAGAGTGGCAACTGTGGCTGAGAAGGTGTCAGCCGATGTAGCAGAAAAACTTCCAACTCATACAAAACTAAAGCAAATTGCTTTGCTAATTGAACGCGTATCCGAACTGGCTGCTCAAGATGCTCAACTAACACAACAATTTATTCACAAG GTGGATGCACTGAAGGAAGACTTGGAAGACTTGGAGAAACTAGTGAAGCCAGCTGTTAATAAGATTGAAAACTATGAATTCCAAGGAAACTACTCACCAGCTCAATTAAAAGAGCAAAATTAA
- the LOC101311248 gene encoding citrate-binding protein-like has translation MTTAPPQRQQLCLDYDGSPDPLTDWVYDWVERLSSNGRLRSDRDNELKMELYDWVETDADISDILEYSLKYFSQLCGANPDPTNGFISIPLSEYNFELQKPYDIPLEQRYSYVDGVRHLWVYADDKPHDPNSLTQPRTEVRIRGLDYSSGVWQFEGYGFVPNGTSGATVAQIHGAAHGATTIILRIYNGDMRYYSGDLVATDLYDRWFRLNIVHDVDGGTVTVYIDGLQKFQVKDKGPGDLYFKCGVYAAPANISYYMESRWKGIKIYKKC, from the exons ATGACGACGGCTCCGCCTCAACGACAACAACTCTGCCTCGACTACGATGGCTCCCCCGATCCTCTCACT GATTGGGTATATGATTGGGTTGAGCGTTTGAGTAGCAATGGGAGGTTGAGGTCAGACAGAGACAATGAATTGAAAATGGAGCTATATGATTGGGTTGAG ACGGATGCTGATATCAGTGATATACTTGAATA CTCACTGAAATATTTCAGTCAGTTATGTGGTGCTAATCCTGATCCTACCAATGGCTTCATCTCCATCCCATTATCAGAGTACAACTTCGAATTGCAGAAACCCTACGACATACCACTTGAGCAACGGTACAGTTATGTCGATGGTGTAAGGCATTTGTGGGTCTATGCTGATGACAAGCCACATGACCCGAATAGTCTTACTCAGCCACGCACTGAAGTTCGCATTCGG GGACTCGACTATTCATCTGGAGTTTGGCAATTTGAAGGGTATGGCTTTGTGCCAAATGGAACCTCTGGTGCAACCGTAGCACAGATCCATGGAGCAGCTCACGGCGCAACCACTATCATACTAAGAATCTACAATGGCGATATGAGGTATTACAGTGGAGATCTGGTGGCTACTGATCTTTATGATAGATGGTTCAGACTTAACATTGTCCATGACGTCGATGGAGGGACTGTGACTGTTTATATTGATGGACTCCAGAAGTTTCAAGTGAAGGATAAAGGGCCGGGCGACTTGTACTTCAAATGTGGAGTTTATGCTGCTCCCGCTAATATAAGCTACTACATGGAATCACGTTGGAAAGGCATCAAAATATATAAAAAGTGTTAA